In Chloroflexota bacterium, the genomic window ACATGCACAAGCGCATCCACTCCGCCTTGGGTTACCTAACGCCGGCAGAGTTCGAGAGCCAGTGGCGAACGCAACAAGCTGCGGCCTGAAGGTTCCGTTTCAACCGCCGTTTTTGTGTCCAGTTTTTGGGGGTCACTACAAGACCTCTTGCAGAACCCGCAGCATGTTACCGAGGGTCTGCACGCAGCCCAGGCGGAATCAGAATCCCGCAATGGGCCACTGCGGGAGCGCTTGGCGATCATCGAATCGCAATTGAGCGACTCCGAGGCTCAATTGGCCAAGTTGCTAGATTTGTACCTGAACGGTGAGTTCGCGAAAGAGCTATTGACTGAGCGCAAACTGCGACTTGAGAAAGCCGTAGCGGATCTGAAACGTGAGCACGCGGATGCCGCCGCCCAGATGCAAACGGTAGCTATCACGGATGAACAGGTGGAATCGCTGAAAGCGTTCTGCGAGGAAGTTCGTGTAGGACTTGATAACGCGACCTTCGAAGACAAGCGTCGATATTTTGACCTCATGGACGTGCGTGGTAAACTCGCCATCGAAAACAACGAGAAAGTGGTGTATGTCTCATGCAAGATCGGAAAGCAACGTGTGTCGCTTTTAGCAACATCGCCCTCATCAAGTACTGGGGCAATCGCAACGACACCCTGCGGCTGCCGATGACGAACTCGATCGGGTTCGCGCTCGACAGTGTATACACCACGACGACGGTCGAATTTGCGGACGGACAGCCTGCCGACGAGATTGAGATCGACGGCGGCGCGGTCAGCGGCGCGGCCCGGGAGCGCACCATCCACCACCTCGACCTGCTGCGCAGGTTGGCCGGCTCGGCGGCGCGCGCGCGCGTGGTCTCGCGCAACAACTTCCCGATGGGCGCCGGCATCGCGTCGTCGGCGTCGGGTTTCGCCGCGCTGACCTGCGCCGCCGCATGGGCGCTGGGACTCGATCTGCCGGAACGCGAGTTGAGCCGGCTGGCGCGGCGCGGCTCCGGTTCGGCGGCGCGCTCCGTGCCGGGCGGATTTGTCGAGTGGTACGCCGCCGACACGGATGCCGGCTCGTTCGCCGAGACGATCGCGCCGCCGGAACACTGGCCGTTGCGCTTTGCGGTGGCCGTGGTTTCGCACGGCGAGAAGCCGGTGGGATCGACCGAAGGGCACCGGTTGGCGCACACCAGCCCGCTGTATGCTGCGCGGCTCGTGCAGGTTGAAGAGGACATCCCGCAGATGCGGGAATCGCTCATGCAGCGCGCCTTTCATGCGGTCGGCTCGATCGCCGAAGCCGACTGCCTGTCGATGCATGCGGTCATGCTGACATCCGCGCCGTCGCTGCTGTACTGGACGCCCGAGACGGTCGCCGTCATGCACGCGGTGCGCGCATGGCGGGCCGGCGGGCTGGAATGCTACTTCACGATCGATGCCGGCCCCAATGTGATTGTGATAACCACCGAACAATCGGCTGCGGAGACGGCACAGCGCCTGCATGTATTGCCCGGCGTGCACACGGTGCTCACCGCCGGCGTTGGCGGCGCCGCCCGCCGCGCGGCGGAGTCCCTGTTTTGATGCCGTCCGCAACGGCAACCTGTTGAGCGCGGCCGGTATTGCCATGAACATCACCCAACTTATGAGCAAAGTGCGCGTACTTTTTCAGCGCTCGCCAGGCGACCCGATGGCGCTGATTTCCAAAGCCGCCGACGGTCTGCTCTTTTCCAGCGAGTCCGACTACCCGTTGACCCCGTTGGCCTGGACCGATCCCGCGCCGGTCTCGCCGCAAAGCCTGTGCAAACTGGCCGGACTGCCCGACGATACGCCGGTCGCGCAGGTTGAGGCCGACGCGTTCTTCGCGCCGATGCTCCGATTGCGCGAGGGCGCCACGCCGGAAGCCCAGGCACGCACGGCCCGCTACCGCAAATTAGTCGACCTGCTGCGCCAGCACCTGAGCGGCGTAGCCGTCTACAAGCTCGGCCGCGTGGAAATGCCCGTCTTCATCGTCGGCCGGCTTCCCGACGGAACGCTGGCCGGCCTGCGCACGACGGTTGTTGAGACGTAAACAGCAGCCCGGCGTTTGTCCTATTCCAGTACACAGGGATACATAGCTATGGATCTCGCTACGACTATCAAACGAGTCGGTTCGCTGATCGGCGCCGCGATCATCATTATCATCATTGGCATACTCTTCCCAAACGGCTCAGACACGAATCCGCCGCCCGTTCCCGAGCCGACCGGCCGCCCCGTGGCGACGAGCGCACCCGGCGCCACGAGCCAGCCGGGAACAAGCGGCACCCGGAACCTGGCGCTGGGCAACCCAAGCAATGCCGTACACGACGCGACCCAGCCGAACAACTACCTGATCGAGCGGCCGCAGTACGCCCTGTCGTACAATCGCGATCGCGCCATCCCCAACTGGGTGAGCTGGCAACTGGCGCCGAACGACATAGGCCCCGCGCAGCGCAGCAATGAGTTTGTCTCCGATACGAGCCTGCCGAGCGGCTGGCTGCGCATCACGACCGACGACTACACCGGCTCCGGCTACGATCGCGGCCACATGTGCCCGTCGGCCGACCGCACGGCGACCCAGGATGACAACGACGCCACGTTCATCATGACCAACATTGTGCCGCAGGCGCCGGACAACAACCGCGTAACCTGGGAGCACCTGGAGTCCTACTCGCGCTCGCTCGTCGGCAAGGGGCACGTGCTGTATATCACCGCCGGCAGCGATGGCGCGATCGAGAAGCTGAAGAACAAATTGACGGTGCCGGCCTTCACATGGAAGGTGATCGTCGTGGCCGCCAGGGACGGCAACATTTCGGGAATCACGACGAGCACGCCGGTCATCGCCGTGCGCGTCCCCAACGACAAGAACGCGAAGCTGGGCGATTGGGACCAGTATCGCGTCACCGTCGCGTCGATTGAATCGGTTACCGGTTACAAGTTCTTTACGAACCTGCCCGCGGCGACCCAGACCGCGCTCAAGTCGCGCATCGATCCGCCGCCGACCAACTGACATCACACGTGACCACGCTCGTATTTCTGAAACTCGGCGGATCGCTGCTGACCGACAAGACCAAGCCGGAAGCGGCTCGACCCGATCAGATCCGCCGGTGCATGCTTGAGATCGCCGGCGCGCTGCGGGCGCGGCCCGACTTGCGACTGGTGCTGGCGCACGGCAGCGGGTCGTTCGGGCATGTGGCGGCCGTGCGCTCGCGCTTCGGCAGCGGCGGCGCCACCGGCTATGTGGAAACGGGCGCGGCGGCGGCGCGGCTCAACCGCATCGTCGCCGATATCGCGCTCGACGCCGGGCTGCCGGTCGCCGCGCTGCAGCCGGCCGCCTCGGCCGTCTGCGACGACGGGCGGCTGGTGGAACTGGCCACGCACCCGCTTGAGATCGCACTGCAGTACGGACTGGTGCCGCTCGTCTTCGGTGATGTGGCGTTCGACTTGCGGCGCGGCGGCTGCATCGCCTCGACCGAGATGATCTTCGACTTTCTGGCGCGGCGGCTGCACCCGGCGCGCATCCTGCTCGTCGGCCAGGTCAATGGCGTGCATACGTCGGATCCCCTGCGCGACCCAACGGCGCAGCGCATCGCGCGCGTCACGCCGGCCACGCTCCCGGCCGTGCGCGCCATGCTCGGCGGCAGCCACGGCATCGACGTCACCGGCGGCATGCTGACCAAAGTTGCGCTGATGGCGGCGCTGGTGGAGGCCGTGCCGGGCGCGCGCGCCCAGATCATCTCCGGGGAGACCGAAGGCCTATTGCGCCAATGCCTTATTAGCGACGATAATGAGGAAGGCACCATCATTAGCAACTAGCGACTAGCGACTAGCAACTAGTTGCTAGTATAATGTCGGCATAGGTGGCATATGGCCCAGGAAAAAATCCTCGTTATTGACGACTCCCAGCAGATTCGCGAGGTCATCGCCAAAGTACTGACCAGCGAAGGCTATGTCTTTGTCGGCGCGGCCGACGGGCGCACCGGGCTCGAACTGCTGGGCAAGGAAAAACCCGATCTGATCCTCACGGACATGCAGATGCCGCGCATGTCCGGCCTTGAGATCTTGCAACTGCTGTCGCAGTACAAGGTCGATATCCCGGTCGTAATGATGACCGCGCACGGCTCCGAGACGATCGCCATCGAGGCGTTCCGGCTCGGCGTCAAGGACTACATCCCCAAGCCGTTCGAGGTCGATGTCGTGCTGCGGGTCATCGAACGCGCACTGGCCGAGACGCGCCTGCGCCGCGAAAAAGAGACGCTCACGCGCAACCTCGCCGCCGCCAACCAGGCGATGGAGCGCCGCATGCAGGAGATGGCGGTGCTGGGGCGCGTGGGCCAGGCGGTCAGCGCGCTGCTGGAGCCGCCGGTGCTGATGAAGCGCATCGTCGAAGCCGCCGTGTACGTGTGCGGCGGCGCGCGCGGCGCGTTCCTGCTGGCCGAGGACGGCAGCCTTCGCTTTAGCGCGGCGGCCGGCTTCCCTGCGCGACTGGAAGGCACGACCGCGCCGCTGTCCAGCATCGTGGCGGGCGCGCTCAAGTTGAGCCAGCCCTTGATGCTGGCCGGCGCGCAGGTCAGCCAGGAGCCGTACGGCCGCGACGCACCGCCCCCGGCCGCGTTCCTGGCCGCACCGATCATTGCCAAAGGGCGCGCGATCGGCGTACTGGCCGTGGATCGCACGCAGGCCAACCGGCCGTTCGGCGACAACGATGCGCGGCTGCTGGCGGCGATCGCCGACTACGCAGCGATCAGCCTCCAGAATGCGCGGCTGTTCAGCCAGGTCAAGAGCGCGCAGGACCAACTGCAGGCCGTCATCAACTCCACCACCGACGGCATTGTCGTCTTCGATGGGCGCGGCGACGTGGCGCTGGCCAACCCGGCGGCGCGCGAGATGCTCGACACCGAAATCGCGCCCGGCCACGCACTGCTGCCCTCCAGCGTCAACAACGCGCTGATCCAATTGCTGTCGCGCGCCAAAGCGCAGGGCAAGCCGCTGGGGCTGGAGATGCCGGGCGCGCGCGGCAAAGTGCTCACGGCGACCGTCTCGCCCGCGCCGGAGATCGGCCACGTGGCGATCCTGCACGACATCACCCAGCTGAAGGAGTTGGAGCGCGTTCGTCACGAGACGGAGCAGAGCGAACTGGAGCAGTTGCGCGCGACGTACGAGCGCTACGTGCCGCCGGCCGTGGCGGAGCAGTTGCTGCGCGCCGGACCCGACGCGCTGGCGGCGCCGGAAGTGCGCGAAGTGATCGCGCTGCACGGCGGCCTGCGCGGCTTCGAAACGCTTTTGAACCAGGTGGTGCCGGAGGCGCTCATCCGCGACGTGCTCAACCGCTATTTCGAGACGATGAGTGAAATCGTCCTGCAGCACGGCGGCACGATCGATAAGTTCGACGGCGAAAGCCTGCTGGCCGTCTTCGGCTGGCCGCTGGCCGGCCCCGACGACGCGGCACAGGCGGTCGCCTGCGTGACCGACATGCAAAACGCATTCGCGCAACTGGGACTGGACTGGGAGCAGGCGTTTGGCGCCGATCTCGGTTTCGCGGCCGGCATCGGCCACGGCATGGTCATCGCCGGCAGCATCGGCTCGCCCCAGCACCAGGATTACACCGTCGTCGGCGACGCCGTGAGCATCGCGCGGCAGTTGAGCGAGCACGCGCATCGCGGCGAAATACTCATGTCGCGCAGCGTGCTCGACCGGCTGCCGGGCGCGCCCGGCGGCGTGCTCTTCGACGACTTCCCGCCGGTCAGCCTGCGCGGGCAGAGCGCCGAGCACGAGATCGTGCTGGTGCGGCCCGATCTGGCCGCGGCCCGCACCCGCGCGCTGTCGTCCTGACCGTACCGGCGCGCTCTATCATACCCATTTCGCATTCGGAGGAACTGGCAGTGTCTCGACCGCTCATTGGCATCCCAATGTATAGCAATATCAACGACCCGCAGCGGAGGCGGCTGAACTACTCCGGCACCAGCACCTACAGCCGCGCGCTCGATCTGAACGGCGGCCTGCCCGTGTTCATCCCGCTTGAGCTCGACGAGCAGTCGCTGCGCGAGATTTACACCAAGCTCGACGGCCTGCTGCTCTCGGGCGGCGTGGACGTGCACCCGCAGCACTACGGCGAGGAGGTCGAGTCGTTCTGCGGCGAAATCGATCCGCTGCGCGATGCGACCGAGCTGACGGTCACGCGCTGGGCGCTGGCCGACAAGAAACCGGTACTCGCCATCTGCCGCGGCGTGCAGATGTTGAACGTCGCGTCGGGCGGCTCGCTGCACCAGGACATCGAGAGCCAGCACCCGGACCCGATCGCGCACCGCAGCGTCTCGCATCTTGAAACCGAGGCGCCGCACACCATCGCCATCGCACCCGGCTCGCGGCTGGCCCACGCGGTCGGCACGACGACGTGGGTTACGAACTCGTACCATCACCAGGCGCTCAAGCACGTGCCCGACTACATGCACATCACGGCGCGCGCATCCGACCAGATCGTCGAAGCGGTCGAGGGCGATGATCCGAGCGTCTATGTGCTCGGTGTGCAGTTCCACCCCGAAATGATGGTGGATGACGACGCGCGCGCGCACGGCATCTTCCGCGATTTCATCGGCGCGTGCCAGTGAGACAGCCATGACCCGCCCCCTCATCGGCATTCCAACCGCAACCACCCTCACCGAGCACTACTGGGCGCGCGTCGTGTATGACGTCGTCGCCGCGTATAGCCGCGCGGTCGACCGCAACGGCGGCGTGCCGATGCTGATCCCGCTCAACCTGAGCGACGAGGCGCTGCGCACCCTCTACGACCGCGTGGACGGCGTGCTGCTGGCCGGCGGCGACGACATGCACCCGGCCACCTACGGCGAAAGCGCCCAGCCGCACTGCGGTGCGCCCGATTCGCTGCGCGACGCGACCGAGCTCAAGATCGCGCGCTGGGCGCTCGACGAGCGCAAGCCGCTGCTCGGCATCTGCCGCGGCCTGCAGATGATCAACGTCGCCACCGGTGGCACGCTGTACCAGGACGTCGACACCGAGTACCCCGACCCGATCCAGCACCGCATCCGCGGCGCGAACGGCATGCCGATCAACGCGCCGCACCCGATCGCGATCGACGAAGGCTCGCGGCTGGCGAAGGCGATCGGCGCGACGACCGCCATCGTCAACAGCGGCCACCACCAGGCAGTTAAGGATGTCGGCGACGGCCTGCAGGTGATCGCTCGCGCCGCCGACCAACTGGTCGAGGCCGTGACCGCCGTCGCCGACGAGCGCTACATCCTCGCCGTGCAGTTCCACCCGGAACTGATGATCGACGACGAGCCGCGCATGAACGGCATCTTTCGCGATTTCGTGAACGCCTGCAGCGCGGAGGCCCGGTGAGCGCGCCGCTGATCGGCAGCCCGGCCTTCGCCCGCTTCAGCACGTGGGGCGACGGCACGCGCGACATGGACCTGGTCGGCATGCCGACGTACAATCGTGCGCTGGTGCAGAACGGCGGGGCGCTGCTCTTCATCCCGCTCGATCTGAGCGGCGACGCCCTGCGCGGCATCTACGATAAACTCGACGGGTTGCTGCTGACCGGCGGCGTGGACGTGCACCCCAACGAGTACGGCGAGGCCATGGAGACGTTCTGCGGCGAGATCGACCCGCTGCGCGACGCCGCCGAGTTGAAGATCGCGCGCTGGGCGCTGGCCGAGCGCAAGCCGATCCTCGCCATCTGCCGGGGCGTGCAAGTGCTCAACGTGGCGGCAGGCGGCACGCTGTACCAGGACGTCGAAGCGCAGTATCCCGACCCGATCCCGCACCGGCGGCTGGTCAACGGCGAGCCGGAGAACGCACCGCACCCGATTGCGATTGTCGAAGGCTCGCGGCTGGCCCGCGCGCTGGGCGGCGCCACGGCGACCGTCAATAGCGGACACCATCAGGCCGTCAAGGCCATCGGCGCCGGGCTGCACGCCACCGCGCAGGCTGCCGACCGCCTGACCGAGGCGATTGAGGCGACCGATCCCGGCGTGTTCGTGCTCGGCATGCAGTTCCACCCGGAGCAGTTGCTCGACGAGCAGCCGCCGATGCACGGCATCTTCCGCGCGTTCGTCAGCGCATGCCGGTAGTACAGATCACCGCAACCAGGCCCTTCATCATCCGCGAATTATGCGAATCGCCACGAATCCGAAC contains:
- the mvaD gene encoding diphosphomevalonate decarboxylase, producing MQDRKATCVAFSNIALIKYWGNRNDTLRLPMTNSIGFALDSVYTTTTVEFADGQPADEIEIDGGAVSGAARERTIHHLDLLRRLAGSAARARVVSRNNFPMGAGIASSASGFAALTCAAAWALGLDLPERELSRLARRGSGSAARSVPGGFVEWYAADTDAGSFAETIAPPEHWPLRFAVAVVSHGEKPVGSTEGHRLAHTSPLYAARLVQVEEDIPQMRESLMQRAFHAVGSIAEADCLSMHAVMLTSAPSLLYWTPETVAVMHAVRAWRAGGLECYFTIDAGPNVIVITTEQSAAETAQRLHVLPGVHTVLTAGVGGAARRAAESLF
- a CDS encoding nuclease A inhibitor family protein, coding for MNITQLMSKVRVLFQRSPGDPMALISKAADGLLFSSESDYPLTPLAWTDPAPVSPQSLCKLAGLPDDTPVAQVEADAFFAPMLRLREGATPEAQARTARYRKLVDLLRQHLSGVAVYKLGRVEMPVFIVGRLPDGTLAGLRTTVVET
- a CDS encoding DNA/RNA non-specific endonuclease; its protein translation is MDLATTIKRVGSLIGAAIIIIIIGILFPNGSDTNPPPVPEPTGRPVATSAPGATSQPGTSGTRNLALGNPSNAVHDATQPNNYLIERPQYALSYNRDRAIPNWVSWQLAPNDIGPAQRSNEFVSDTSLPSGWLRITTDDYTGSGYDRGHMCPSADRTATQDDNDATFIMTNIVPQAPDNNRVTWEHLESYSRSLVGKGHVLYITAGSDGAIEKLKNKLTVPAFTWKVIVVAARDGNISGITTSTPVIAVRVPNDKNAKLGDWDQYRVTVASIESVTGYKFFTNLPAATQTALKSRIDPPPTN
- a CDS encoding uridylate kinase, producing the protein MTTLVFLKLGGSLLTDKTKPEAARPDQIRRCMLEIAGALRARPDLRLVLAHGSGSFGHVAAVRSRFGSGGATGYVETGAAAARLNRIVADIALDAGLPVAALQPAASAVCDDGRLVELATHPLEIALQYGLVPLVFGDVAFDLRRGGCIASTEMIFDFLARRLHPARILLVGQVNGVHTSDPLRDPTAQRIARVTPATLPAVRAMLGGSHGIDVTGGMLTKVALMAALVEAVPGARAQIISGETEGLLRQCLISDDNEEGTIISN
- a CDS encoding response regulator — its product is MAQEKILVIDDSQQIREVIAKVLTSEGYVFVGAADGRTGLELLGKEKPDLILTDMQMPRMSGLEILQLLSQYKVDIPVVMMTAHGSETIAIEAFRLGVKDYIPKPFEVDVVLRVIERALAETRLRREKETLTRNLAAANQAMERRMQEMAVLGRVGQAVSALLEPPVLMKRIVEAAVYVCGGARGAFLLAEDGSLRFSAAAGFPARLEGTTAPLSSIVAGALKLSQPLMLAGAQVSQEPYGRDAPPPAAFLAAPIIAKGRAIGVLAVDRTQANRPFGDNDARLLAAIADYAAISLQNARLFSQVKSAQDQLQAVINSTTDGIVVFDGRGDVALANPAAREMLDTEIAPGHALLPSSVNNALIQLLSRAKAQGKPLGLEMPGARGKVLTATVSPAPEIGHVAILHDITQLKELERVRHETEQSELEQLRATYERYVPPAVAEQLLRAGPDALAAPEVREVIALHGGLRGFETLLNQVVPEALIRDVLNRYFETMSEIVLQHGGTIDKFDGESLLAVFGWPLAGPDDAAQAVACVTDMQNAFAQLGLDWEQAFGADLGFAAGIGHGMVIAGSIGSPQHQDYTVVGDAVSIARQLSEHAHRGEILMSRSVLDRLPGAPGGVLFDDFPPVSLRGQSAEHEIVLVRPDLAAARTRALSS
- a CDS encoding gamma-glutamyl-gamma-aminobutyrate hydrolase family protein, translating into MSRPLIGIPMYSNINDPQRRRLNYSGTSTYSRALDLNGGLPVFIPLELDEQSLREIYTKLDGLLLSGGVDVHPQHYGEEVESFCGEIDPLRDATELTVTRWALADKKPVLAICRGVQMLNVASGGSLHQDIESQHPDPIAHRSVSHLETEAPHTIAIAPGSRLAHAVGTTTWVTNSYHHQALKHVPDYMHITARASDQIVEAVEGDDPSVYVLGVQFHPEMMVDDDARAHGIFRDFIGACQ
- a CDS encoding gamma-glutamyl-gamma-aminobutyrate hydrolase family protein, with product MTRPLIGIPTATTLTEHYWARVVYDVVAAYSRAVDRNGGVPMLIPLNLSDEALRTLYDRVDGVLLAGGDDMHPATYGESAQPHCGAPDSLRDATELKIARWALDERKPLLGICRGLQMINVATGGTLYQDVDTEYPDPIQHRIRGANGMPINAPHPIAIDEGSRLAKAIGATTAIVNSGHHQAVKDVGDGLQVIARAADQLVEAVTAVADERYILAVQFHPELMIDDEPRMNGIFRDFVNACSAEAR
- a CDS encoding gamma-glutamyl-gamma-aminobutyrate hydrolase family protein — translated: MSAPLIGSPAFARFSTWGDGTRDMDLVGMPTYNRALVQNGGALLFIPLDLSGDALRGIYDKLDGLLLTGGVDVHPNEYGEAMETFCGEIDPLRDAAELKIARWALAERKPILAICRGVQVLNVAAGGTLYQDVEAQYPDPIPHRRLVNGEPENAPHPIAIVEGSRLARALGGATATVNSGHHQAVKAIGAGLHATAQAADRLTEAIEATDPGVFVLGMQFHPEQLLDEQPPMHGIFRAFVSACR